In the genome of Candidatus Microbacterium phytovorans, one region contains:
- the rpmA gene encoding 50S ribosomal protein L27 — protein sequence MAHKKGASSTRNGRDSNAQRLGVKRFGGQTVSAGEILVRQRGTHFHPGALVGRGGDDTLFALAAGSVEFGKKGGRKVVNIVPVAE from the coding sequence ATGGCACACAAAAAGGGCGCAAGCTCCACCCGTAACGGTCGTGACTCCAACGCTCAGCGACTGGGCGTGAAGCGCTTCGGCGGCCAGACCGTCAGCGCCGGCGAGATCCTCGTCCGTCAGCGTGGCACCCACTTCCACCCCGGCGCGCTCGTCGGCCGTGGTGGCGACGACACGCTGTTCGCTCTGGCTGCCGGCTCGGTCGAGTTCGGCAAGAAGGGCGGCCGCAAGGTCGTCAACATCGTCCCGGTCGCGGAGTAA
- the rplU gene encoding 50S ribosomal protein L21 produces MVYAVVRAGGRQEKVEVGTIVVLDRQQAKVGDKLELPAVLLVDGDAVTTDADKLAKVTVTAEVLGEERGPKIIIQKFKNKTGYKKRQGHRQDLTRVKITGIK; encoded by the coding sequence GTGGTTTACGCAGTTGTGCGCGCCGGTGGCCGTCAGGAAAAGGTCGAGGTCGGCACGATCGTCGTTCTCGACCGCCAGCAGGCCAAGGTCGGCGACAAGCTCGAGCTGCCCGCGGTGCTGCTCGTCGACGGCGATGCCGTCACGACCGACGCCGACAAGCTCGCGAAGGTCACCGTGACCGCCGAAGTCCTCGGCGAAGAGCGCGGCCCGAAGATCATCATCCAGAAGTTCAAGAACAAGACCGGCTACAAGAAGCGCCAGGGACACCGTCAGGACCTCACGCGCGTCAAGATCACCGGCATCAAGTAA
- a CDS encoding DUF4031 domain-containing protein, with product MTVLVDDPRWPAHGRLWAHLVSDSDLDELHRFAAAHGIPARAFDLDHYDVPEDAIPRLVAGGAEAVSGHELVRRLIASGLRVTAKERRGRD from the coding sequence ATGACTGTTCTCGTCGACGATCCCCGCTGGCCGGCCCACGGTCGCTTGTGGGCCCACCTCGTGAGCGACTCCGATCTGGATGAGCTCCACCGGTTCGCCGCGGCCCACGGCATCCCTGCTCGCGCCTTCGATCTGGACCACTACGACGTTCCCGAGGACGCCATTCCTCGGCTCGTGGCGGGTGGGGCCGAGGCGGTCAGCGGCCATGAGCTGGTCAGGCGGCTGATCGCCTCCGGCCTTCGAGTGACGGCGAAGGAGCGCCGCGGGCGGGACTGA
- a CDS encoding Rne/Rng family ribonuclease, with product MADEHNDTHTPESTDAVDALTPDTPAVSESAIPAEADHAAEAVEAADESEGTPAAEAEAAEADVPAASETEAPAEPEVPAADADVPADAEPATEAAQPDAPATSETVTAVSLGLLPEVFVSEVSTALHFYAPEITPLPALPGSDRDDRDGEAEGSSSSRRRNRRRGGSGGGAETEESAPAAPRRRAVELITEPQRIKGSTRLEAKKQRRRDGREAGRRRAVVTEAEFLARREAVDRVMIVRSKNGRIQIAVLEDNVLVEHYVARNQDASLIGNVYLGRVQNVLPSMEAAFVDIGRGRNAVLYSGEVDWDAVETGNQPRRIELALKSGDKVLVQVTKDPVGHKGARLTSQISLPGRYLVYVPGGAMNGISRKLPDTERSRLKKILKEVLPESSGVIVRTAAEGATEEQLTRDVQRLTAQWEHISTQSGSGSAPSLLHSEPDLLVKIVRDVFNEDFSRMLIQGEDAHHTISAYLTGVAPDLLERIEKYEDEQDPFDAFRVTEQIEKALDRKVWLPSGGSLVIDRTEAMTVVDVNTGKFVGSGGNLEETVTKNNLEAAEEIVRQLRLRDIGGIIVVDFIDMVLESNRDLVLRRLVECLSRDRTKHQVAEVTSLGLVQMTRKKLGLGLLETFSEACEVCAGRGVIVHHDPVVKHRAPQQQNGSSRRGRGSSSNGGAGAAPQGGGTHVITESAKSALAQIAASTIHPVDVLPAVEIETAEAPASADRPKKPRKKRAESPKTEKDMLLDSVLNALPEPKAPGQGRARRRVTTAALTGTPVSATPED from the coding sequence ATGGCCGATGAGCACAACGACACCCACACTCCCGAATCGACGGATGCCGTCGACGCGCTGACGCCCGATACCCCGGCAGTCAGCGAGTCCGCCATCCCGGCCGAGGCCGACCACGCCGCGGAGGCGGTCGAAGCCGCGGACGAGTCTGAGGGCACCCCGGCGGCCGAGGCGGAGGCGGCCGAGGCCGACGTTCCCGCCGCCTCGGAGACCGAGGCGCCCGCCGAGCCCGAGGTTCCCGCGGCAGACGCCGACGTCCCCGCCGACGCGGAACCCGCGACCGAGGCCGCTCAGCCGGACGCGCCGGCAACCTCGGAGACGGTCACGGCTGTCTCGCTAGGCCTGCTGCCTGAGGTTTTCGTGTCGGAAGTGTCCACCGCCCTCCACTTCTACGCGCCCGAGATCACGCCGCTCCCGGCTCTTCCGGGTTCCGACCGCGATGACCGCGACGGCGAGGCGGAGGGTTCGTCGAGCTCGCGTCGCCGCAATCGGCGTCGGGGGGGTTCCGGTGGGGGAGCGGAGACCGAAGAGAGCGCTCCTGCCGCCCCGCGCCGTCGGGCGGTCGAACTCATCACCGAACCGCAGCGCATCAAGGGATCCACCCGCCTCGAAGCGAAGAAGCAGCGCCGCCGCGACGGCCGCGAGGCTGGACGCCGTCGCGCTGTCGTCACCGAAGCCGAGTTCCTCGCACGCCGCGAGGCCGTCGATCGCGTGATGATCGTGCGTTCCAAGAACGGTCGCATCCAGATCGCCGTGCTCGAGGACAACGTGCTCGTCGAGCACTATGTCGCGCGCAACCAGGACGCGTCGCTCATCGGCAACGTCTACCTCGGTCGCGTGCAGAACGTGCTTCCCAGCATGGAGGCGGCCTTCGTCGACATCGGCCGTGGCCGCAACGCCGTGCTCTACTCCGGCGAGGTGGACTGGGACGCCGTCGAGACCGGCAACCAGCCCCGTCGTATCGAACTCGCACTGAAGTCCGGCGACAAGGTGCTCGTCCAGGTGACGAAGGACCCCGTCGGCCACAAGGGCGCGCGCCTCACGAGCCAGATCTCGCTGCCGGGCCGCTACCTGGTCTACGTCCCGGGCGGTGCGATGAACGGCATCTCCCGCAAGCTTCCCGACACCGAGCGCTCTCGCCTGAAGAAGATCCTCAAGGAGGTGCTCCCGGAATCCAGCGGCGTCATCGTGCGCACGGCTGCCGAGGGCGCCACGGAGGAGCAGCTCACGCGCGACGTCCAGCGCCTCACGGCGCAATGGGAGCACATCAGCACGCAGTCCGGGAGCGGATCCGCGCCCTCGCTGCTGCACTCGGAGCCCGATCTCCTCGTGAAGATCGTCCGCGACGTCTTCAACGAGGACTTCTCGAGGATGCTCATCCAGGGTGAAGACGCGCATCACACCATCTCGGCCTACCTCACCGGTGTCGCGCCCGACCTGCTCGAGCGCATCGAGAAGTACGAGGACGAGCAGGACCCGTTCGACGCGTTCCGCGTGACCGAGCAGATCGAGAAGGCGCTCGACCGCAAGGTGTGGCTGCCGTCGGGCGGCTCGCTCGTCATCGACCGGACCGAGGCCATGACGGTCGTCGACGTCAACACCGGAAAGTTCGTCGGTTCCGGCGGAAACCTCGAGGAGACCGTCACCAAGAACAACCTCGAGGCCGCGGAAGAGATCGTCCGTCAGCTGCGTCTGCGCGACATCGGCGGCATCATCGTCGTCGACTTCATCGACATGGTTCTCGAGTCCAATCGTGATCTCGTGCTGCGCCGACTCGTCGAGTGCCTCAGCCGCGACCGCACGAAGCACCAGGTCGCAGAGGTCACCTCTCTCGGTCTCGTGCAGATGACGCGCAAGAAGCTGGGCCTCGGGCTCCTCGAGACCTTCAGCGAAGCGTGCGAGGTCTGCGCCGGCCGCGGGGTCATCGTGCACCACGACCCCGTCGTCAAGCACCGCGCCCCGCAGCAGCAGAACGGCTCCTCGCGCCGTGGCCGCGGATCGTCGTCCAACGGGGGAGCCGGAGCGGCTCCTCAGGGCGGCGGCACTCACGTCATCACCGAGAGCGCCAAGTCGGCTCTCGCGCAGATCGCGGCCTCCACGATCCACCCGGTCGATGTCCTGCCGGCGGTCGAGATCGAGACGGCTGAGGCGCCGGCCTCCGCGGATCGACCCAAGAAGCCGCGCAAGAAGCGTGCGGAGTCGCCGAAGACCGAGAAAGACATGCTCCTGGACTCGGTCCTCAACGCTCTGCCGGAGCCGAAGGCACCCGGCCAGGGTCGCGCGCGCCGACGGGTGACGACGGCGGCCCTCACCGGCACGCCGGTGTCCGCGACCCCCGAGGACTGA